From a single Pseudophryne corroboree isolate aPseCor3 chromosome 6, aPseCor3.hap2, whole genome shotgun sequence genomic region:
- the LOC134934879 gene encoding histone H1B-like isoform X2, protein MAETAPAVAAVPPSEGAAKKKRQPKKAAGGAKKSGKSSGPSVSELILKAVAASKERSGVSLAALKKALAAGGYDVERNNSRIKVGVKGLVTKGTLTQVKGTGASGSFKLNKKQLESKKAAQKSLKPKKPAAKKVAKSPKKPKKAPSAAKSPKKVKKPAKAAAAKSPKKPKAVKPKKAAKSPAKKAAKPKAAKSPAKKAKAAKPKKAAAKK, encoded by the exons ATGGCAGAAACTGCACCAGCCGTCGCCGCTGTCCCGCCGTCAGAGGGcgcagccaaaaagaagaggcagccgaagAAAGCTGCAGGGGGAGCCAAGAAAAGCGGCAAGTCTTCCGGGCCCAGTGTCTCCGAGCTGATCCTAAAGGCCGTGGCCGCTTCCAAGGAGCGCAGTGGGGTTTCTCTTgccgccctgaagaaggctctggctgccggaggctacgatgtggagaggaacaacagtcgcatcaaagtgggggtgaaaggattggtgaccaaaggaacgctcacccaggtgaaaggcaccggcgcttccggctccttcaagctcaataagaagcagctggagagcaaGAAGGCCGCCCAGAAGTCTCTGAAACCCAAGAAACCAGCGGCAAAGAAAGTGGCCAAGTCCCCGAAGAAGCCCAAGAAAGCTCCGAGTGCAGCCAAAAGCCCCAAGAAGGTGAAGAAACCCGCAAAGGCGGCTGCTGCCAAAAGCCCGAAGAAGCCTAAAGCTGTGAAGCCCAAGAAGGCGGCTAAGAGTCCGGCCAAGAAAGCGGCGAAGCCCAAAGCCgccaagagtccggccaagaaAGCA AAGGCAGCTAAGCCCAAGAAAGCTGCGGCCAAGAAGTGA
- the LOC134934879 gene encoding histone H1C-like isoform X1, with the protein MAETAPAVAAVPPSEGAAKKKRQPKKAAGGAKKSGKSSGPSVSELILKAVAASKERSGVSLAALKKALAAGGYDVERNNSRIKVGVKGLVTKGTLTQVKGTGASGSFKLNKKQLESKKAAQKSLKPKKPAAKKVAKSPKKPKKAPSAAKSPKKVKKPAKAAAAKSPKKPKAVKPKKAAKSPAKKAAKPKAAKSPAKKAAKPKAAKSPAKKAAKPKKAAAKK; encoded by the coding sequence ATGGCAGAAACTGCACCAGCCGTCGCCGCTGTCCCGCCGTCAGAGGGcgcagccaaaaagaagaggcagccgaagAAAGCTGCAGGGGGAGCCAAGAAAAGCGGCAAGTCTTCCGGGCCCAGTGTCTCCGAGCTGATCCTAAAGGCCGTGGCCGCTTCCAAGGAGCGCAGTGGGGTTTCTCTTgccgccctgaagaaggctctggctgccggaggctacgatgtggagaggaacaacagtcgcatcaaagtgggggtgaaaggattggtgaccaaaggaacgctcacccaggtgaaaggcaccggcgcttccggctccttcaagctcaataagaagcagctggagagcaaGAAGGCCGCCCAGAAGTCTCTGAAACCCAAGAAACCAGCGGCAAAGAAAGTGGCCAAGTCCCCGAAGAAGCCCAAGAAAGCTCCGAGTGCAGCCAAAAGCCCCAAGAAGGTGAAGAAACCCGCAAAGGCGGCTGCTGCCAAAAGCCCGAAGAAGCCTAAAGCTGTGAAGCCCAAGAAGGCGGCTAAGAGTCCGGCCAAGAAAGCGGCGAAGCCCAAAGCCgccaagagtccggccaagaaAGCAGCGAAGCCAAAAGCGGCAAAAAGCCCGGCCAAGAAGGCAGCTAAGCCCAAGAAAGCTGCGGCCAAGAAGTGA
- the LOC134934379 gene encoding histone H4: MSGRGKGGKGLGKGGAKRHRKVLRDNIQGITKPAIRRLARRGGVKRISGLIYEETRGVLKVFLENVIRDAVTYTEHAKRKTVTAMDVVYALKRQGRTLYGFGG; the protein is encoded by the coding sequence ATGTCAGGCAGAGGCAAAGGCGGAAAGGGACTCGGGAAAGGAGGCGCTAAGCGTCACAGGAAGGTGCTGCGGGACAACATCCAGGGCATCACAAAGCCTGCCATCCGCCGTCTAGCACGGAGAGGAGGCGTGAAGCGCATCTCTGGTCTCATCTATGAGGAGACCCGCGGGGTGCTGAAAGTGTTTCTGGAGAACGTGATCCGGGACGCCGTCACTTACACCGAGCACGCCAAGAGGAAGACTGTCACCGCCatggatgtggtctatgctctcaagcgccagggACGCACCCTGTACGGATTCGGAGGCTAA
- the LOC134934880 gene encoding histone H2A type 1-like — protein MSGRGKQGGKTRAKAKTRSSRAGLQFPVGRVHRLLRKGNYAERVGAGAPVYLAAVLEYLTAEILELAGNAARDNKKTRIIPRHLQLAVRNDEELNKLLGGVTIAQGGVLPNIQAVLLPKKTESHKPAKSK, from the coding sequence ATGTCCGGCAGAGGCAAACAAGGCGGCAAGACCCGGGCTAAGGCCAAGACTCGCTCATCCCGGGCCGGTCTCCAGTTCCCAGTCGGTCGCGTTCACCGTCTGCTGAGGAAAGGAAACTATGCTGAGCGAGTGGGAGCCGGTGCCCCGGTCTATCTGGCCGCGGTGCTGGAGTATCTGACGGCTGAGATCCTGGAGCTCGCCGGAAACGCCGCCCGCGACAACAAGAAGACCCGCATCatcccccgccacctgcagctggctgtgcgcaacgacgaagagctcaacaagctgctcggtggggtgaccatcgcccagggaggcgtcctgcccaacatccaggccgtgctgctgcccaagaagaccGAGAGCCACAAACCGGCCAAGAGCAAGTAA
- the LOC134936478 gene encoding histone H3, which produces MARTKQTARKSTGGKAPRKQLATKAARKSAPATGGVKKPHRYRPGTVALREIRRYQKSTELLIRKLPFQRLVREIAQDFKTDLRFQSSAVMALQEASEAYLVGLFEDTNLCAIHAKRVTIMPKDIQLARRIRGERA; this is translated from the coding sequence ATGGCCAGGACCAAGCAGACAGCGCGTAAGTCCACTGGCGGCAAAGCTCCCCGCAAGCAGCTGGCGACCAAAGCCGCCCGGAAGAGCGCCCCAGCTACCGGCGGTGTAAAGAAGCCTCACCGTTACCGTCCCGGGACCGTTGCTCTTCGGGAGATCCGCCGCTACCAGAAGTCCACTGAGCTGCTGatccgcaagctgcccttccagcgtCTTGTGCGGGAGATCGCCCAGGACTTCAAGACTGACCTGCGCTTCCAGAGCTCCGCCGTCATGGCCCTGCAAGAGGCCAGCGAGGCTTATCTGGTGGGGCTCTTCGAGGACACCAACCTGTGCGCCATCCACGCCAAGAGGGTGaccatcatgcccaaagacatccagctggcccgcaggatccgaggggagagggcatag
- the LOC134936477 gene encoding histone H1B-like isoform X2, with product MAETAPAVAAVPPSEGAAKKKRQPKKAAGAAKKSGKSSGPSVSELILKAVAASKERSGVSLAALKKALAAGGYDVERNNSRIKVGVKGLVTKGTLTQVKGTGASGSFKLNKKQLESKKAAQKSLKPKKPAAKKVAKSPKKPKKAPSAAKSPKKVKKPAKAAAAKSPKKPKTVKPKKAAKSPAKKAAKPKAAKSPAKKAKAAKPKKAAAKK from the exons ATGGCAGAAACTGCACCAGCCGTCGCCGCTGTCCCGCCGTCAGAGGGcgcagccaaaaagaagaggcagccgaagAAAGCTGCAGGGGCAGCCAAGAAAAGCGGCAAGTCTTCCGGGCCCAGCGTCTCCGAGCTGATCCTAAAGGCCGTGGCCGCTTCCAAGGAGCGCAGTGGGGTTTCTCTTgccgccctgaagaaggctctggctgccggaggctacgatgtggagaggaacaacagtcgcatcaaagtgggggtgaaaggattggtgaccaaaggaacgctcacccaggtgaaaggcaccggcgcttccggctccttcaagctcaataagaagcagctggagagcaaGAAGGCCGCCCAGAAGTCTCTGAAACCCAAGAAACCAGCGGCAAAGAAAGTGGCCAAGTCCCCGAAGAAGCCCAAGAAAGCTCCGAGTGCAGCCAAAAGCCCCAAGAAGGTGAAGAAACCCGCAAAGGCGGCTGCTGCCAAAAGCCCGAAGAAGCCTAAAACTGTGAAGCCCAAGAAGGCGGCTAAGAGTCCGGCCAAGAAAGCGGCAAAGCCCAAAGCCgccaagagtccggccaagaaAGCA AAGGCAGCTAAGCCCAAGAAAGCTGCGGCCAAGAAGTGA
- the LOC134936477 gene encoding histone H1C-like isoform X1, translating to MAETAPAVAAVPPSEGAAKKKRQPKKAAGAAKKSGKSSGPSVSELILKAVAASKERSGVSLAALKKALAAGGYDVERNNSRIKVGVKGLVTKGTLTQVKGTGASGSFKLNKKQLESKKAAQKSLKPKKPAAKKVAKSPKKPKKAPSAAKSPKKVKKPAKAAAAKSPKKPKTVKPKKAAKSPAKKAAKPKAAKSPAKKAAKPKAAKSPAKKAAKPKKAAAKK from the coding sequence ATGGCAGAAACTGCACCAGCCGTCGCCGCTGTCCCGCCGTCAGAGGGcgcagccaaaaagaagaggcagccgaagAAAGCTGCAGGGGCAGCCAAGAAAAGCGGCAAGTCTTCCGGGCCCAGCGTCTCCGAGCTGATCCTAAAGGCCGTGGCCGCTTCCAAGGAGCGCAGTGGGGTTTCTCTTgccgccctgaagaaggctctggctgccggaggctacgatgtggagaggaacaacagtcgcatcaaagtgggggtgaaaggattggtgaccaaaggaacgctcacccaggtgaaaggcaccggcgcttccggctccttcaagctcaataagaagcagctggagagcaaGAAGGCCGCCCAGAAGTCTCTGAAACCCAAGAAACCAGCGGCAAAGAAAGTGGCCAAGTCCCCGAAGAAGCCCAAGAAAGCTCCGAGTGCAGCCAAAAGCCCCAAGAAGGTGAAGAAACCCGCAAAGGCGGCTGCTGCCAAAAGCCCGAAGAAGCCTAAAACTGTGAAGCCCAAGAAGGCGGCTAAGAGTCCGGCCAAGAAAGCGGCAAAGCCCAAAGCCgccaagagtccggccaagaaAGCAGCGAAGCCAAAAGCGGCAAAAAGCCCGGCCAAGAAGGCAGCTAAGCCCAAGAAAGCTGCGGCCAAGAAGTGA